The following is a genomic window from Lactococcus carnosus.
AAACTAACGATTGGCTATCAAAATCGCTTCAGAACAGATTCGCAATATCTACATACGATTTGTGAGGCGGGCGAGCTTGGTGAAGTTTATACAGCCAAAGCACATGCCATCAGACGTCGCGCAGTCCCAACTTGGGGTGTCTTCCTTGATGAAGCAGCCCAAGGTGGTGGACCATTGATTGATATCGGAACTCATGCCCTTGATTTAACGCTTTGGATGATGGACAACTACACCCCTAAATATGTGGTTGGTAATGCCTATCATAAATTATCTGGCACTAAAAATGCGGCTAATGCATGGGGCCCATGGGATCCAGAAAAATTTACAGTAGAAGACTCAGCGATTGGCTTTGTTGTCATGGAAAATGGGGCAACCATCTACCTTGAGTCAAGTTGGGCCATCAACTCATTAGATGTGAAAGAAGCAAAAACAACCCTGATGGGGACAAAATCTGGTGCTGATATGAACAGTGGCTTGACCATTAATGGCGAAGAACATGGCTTGCTTTATGAGAAAAAAATAGAGCTGGAAACTGGTGGCGTTGATTTTTATGATGGCGCTGGTGATGATCCCGCCTTTAATGAAGCTGAGAGCTGGTATGATGCAATTGTTAATGATACAGACCCACTCGTTAAACCCGAACAAGCATTAGTTGTCACACAAATACTAGAAGGTATCTATCAGTCGGCTGAAACTGGCCAACCCGTATTCTTATAACGTGTAGATAGCAGAAAGCATAGAAAGTGTTAGTAAATGATTAAAGTTACCATATGGAATGAATATCGACATGAATTGATGGATCCCAAAGTGAGTAGCATGTACCCGAAAGGCATACACGGGCAGCTAGCCTCATTTTTACAAGATGAATTTGAGGTCATAACAGCAACCTTGGATCAGCCAGAACACGGTTTAACTGAGGCTATCTTAGCCAATACAGATGTCTTGCTCTGGTGGGGGCATATTGCCCACGATGAGGTGGCAGATAGCGTTGTCGATCGTGTCCATCAACGTGTCCTTGAAGGGATGGGGTTGATTGTGCTACATTCAGGTCATTTCTCGAAGGTATTTAAGAAATTGATGGGGACATCATGTGATTTGAAATGGCGAGAAGACGAACAGCCTTGTCGTATCTGGAATGTTAACCCTGGACACCCGATTACACAGGGCATAGGTGACTTCATAGATCTGGAGATGGAAGAGATGTATGGCGAGCACTTTGATATCCCAGCACCAGATGAGTTAGTCCTCGTTAGCTGGTATCCAGGTGGTGAAATTTTCCGAAGTGGCTGTGTCTACAAACGCGGTAATGGTAAAATTTTCTACTTCCAACCAGGTCATGAAACCTACCCAAGCTACTATGATAAAAATGTACAGCGTATCATCAAGAATGCTGTTTCATTTTGTGCCCCAACAGGAAATCGTTATCCAAGTTATGGTCATTTTGAAAAAAAGGAGATTAAGGCATGAAATTAGGCGTTTTTACCCCATTATTTAATAACTTATCGTTTGATGAGATGATAGCTGAAGTCGCATCTAAAGGCTTGCAAACTGTCGAAATTGGCACTGGTGGTAGTCCGGGTAATGCCCACTTAGATATTGATAAATTACTAGCATCTAGTGATGCCCGTAAAGACTATTTGGCGAGACTATCAGATAAAAATTTAGAAATCTCAGCCCTATCTTGCCACAATAATCCGATTTCACCACTCGCGGATGTTGCCAAGGAAGCAGATGAATTACTACGCAAAACAATCAAACTGGCAAGTTTGATGCATGTCCCAGTTGTGAATGGCTTTTCCGGTGTAGCAGGCGGAAATGCAACAGACACGCATGTCAACTGGCCAGTATTACCTTGGCCGACAGAATATGATGACTCCTATAATTATCAATGGGACAACAAATTGATCCCTTACTGGAAGGGAATCAACACGGAAGCAACAGCTGCTGGGATTAAGATCGGTATTGAGTTACATGGTGGCTTCTTGGCACATACACCTTACACCATGCTAAGACTGCGTGATGCAGCGGGTGATGCTATAGGATGTAATCTCGATCCGAGTCATCTGTGGTGGCAAGGGATTGATCCAGTCGCTGCGATTAAAATACTAGGGTCAAAAAATGCGATACATCATTTCCATGCCAAGGATACTTATTTAGATCAAGACAATATCAATATGCATGGTTTAACTGATATGCAGCCTTATGATAATGTTGCAACACGCGCCTGGACTTTCCGGTCAGTTGGCTGTGGACATGATTTAAAAGTGTGGTCTGATATTGTGTCAGCTTTACGGATTTCCGGTTATGACTATGTCTTAAGTATTGAACATGAAGACCCAATCATGTCGATTGATGAAGGCTTAAATCGTGCGATCACAAACTTACGTTCAGTGATGATTCAGGATCAACCAGCAAATCCATGGTGGTTATAAGCTAATTTTTCAGTCCTAGGTGACCTTAATCAGAGCAAGTGAGATAAGTTTAGCATCGCGTTAATACCGATAACAGTTAAAAGATAGATAGGATAAAAGAGGTAAGAAAATGACAGCGATTAAGTTTGTGATCATCGGTTACGGTGGGATGGGGAGTTATCATAAAAAGGAATTGATGCCGAGTGAACTTGTGCAGGTCGTAGGGGTTTATGATATTGCTCAAACAGCCCAAGACAGTGCGCGTGAGGCGGGACTTAAAGTATATGAAAGTCTGGAACGTGTTTTAGCTGATGAGACTGTTGAAGCAGTATTAATCGCAACGCCAAATGATGCCCATAAAACGATAGCGATTGCCGCACTTCATGCTGGTAAACACGTCATTTGTGAGAAACCTGTTGCTATGAATGTTGCAGAACTCGATGATATCTTAGCGGTTGCAAAAGAAACTGGCAATACCTTCATGGTGCATCAAAATCGCCGTTGGGATCCGGATTTTCTCGTGATTCGAGACCTGTATCAAACGGGTCAAATAGGTGATCTATTCCAGATTGAATCTCGTGTCCATGGTGCAAATGGCATTCCAGGTGACTGGCGAGAGCAGGCAAAGCATGGTGGTGGCATGTTGCTGGATTGGGGTGTCCACCTAATAGATCAGCTATTGTGGCTAATTGATAGTCCCATCAAACAGATGTCAGCTGACTTCTCCTATATTTTAGGCAATGAGGTTGATGATGGGTTTATCCTATATTTGACATTTGAGAATGGCATACGTGCCCTCATTGAAGTGGGCACGACAAACTATAGTCAATTACCACGTTGGTATGTTAAAGGCCTTAATGGTGCTGCAAAAATAGAAAACTGGGATCTATCAGGTGAACTTGTCGTGGCAACAAATAAAGCAGATGTCATTGCGCCTAAGCCTATTAAAGCTGGTGTTGGCTTGACTAAGACGATGGCACCACCTTCTGAGGAAGCAACAGTCAAACATGCTATTAACCCAATACCTGCTGATTTTTTAACATTTTACCAGAATGTCTTTGATGTTATGAGACATGGTGCACAACCTATCGTTAAAAATGAGCAAGTTCGCAAAGTCTTGCAGCTTATCGATGATGTCTTTGCACTGGTTGAGGATGCTAAATAAGTTAATTTAATAGCGTACACTAAATTTTTAGCCAAGAAAAACGTTTGTTGCATCTGCAATAAGCGTTTTTTGACACATGCTAATCTCAAGAGGAGATGTCTGATTATAAGCACATTTTTGCTAAGTTAAAGCTGCTGTTTAGGTGGCATTAGAAAGTCATAAAAATAAAAACAGAAAACGCTTGCAAAATATTTTTTTTATGGTAGAATGAATTTGTAAGTAACTTGTACGTACAAGTTAAAGACGGTATAACTGCCATTTTTTTATTTATATAATGCTATCTTAAAGGAGACCCGTATGGGAAAATTTGAAAAACAAGCCAAGGAGCTACTCGATGCGATTGGTGGGAAAGAAAATGTTGCCGCAGTAACCCACTGCGCAACACGCATGCGCTTTGTGCTGAACGATGATGCCAAAGCAGACAAAAAAAGAATCGAAGGGATTTCAACGACGAAAGGCATGTTTACAAATGCCGGACAATTTCAAGTCATCATCGGCAATGACGTTGCTGACTTTTATAATGACTTTTCAGCAATCAGTGGCATAGAAGGTGTCTCAAAAGAAGCTGCCAAGTCAGCTGCTAAGACCAATCAAAATGTCATTCAAAAATTAGTTGGTACCTTGTCTGAGATTTTTACACCTTTATTACCAGCAATTATTGTAGGGGGGCTTATCCTAGGCTTCCGTAATATTTTGGAAGGTGTGCAGATACAAGCTTTAGGTCAAGCTGCTGTTGATGGGGTATTAAAAGTCACTTCAGAAGGTAAACCAGTTTGGAATACAATCGTGCAGGTCTCGCCTTTTTGGAATGGTGTCAATAGTTTTCTATGGTTGCCTGGTGAAGCGATTTTCCACTTCTTACCAGTTGGGATTACCTGGTCTGTTACGCGTAAGATGGGCACCACGCAAATCTTGGGGATTGTCCTTGGGATTACGCTAGTTTCACCACAGCTTTTAAATGCTTATGCTGTAAATGGGACGACAGCTGCTGAAATTGCTAAAAATTGGACCTGGGATTTTGGCTTCTTTACTCTAGAAAAAATTGGTTACCAAGCGCAAGTTATTCCTGCCATGGCAGCAGGGTTCTTATTAGCCTATCTAGAACGTTTCTTTAGAAAACACATTCCAGAAGCTATTTCTATGATCTTTGTGCCCTTATTCTCACTATTACCAACAATCATTGCGGCTCACGCAATCATTGGCCCAATCGGTTGGAAAATTGGACAAGGAATTTCTTTTGTGGTGAATACAGGACTAACGTCCTCTCTTGCTTGGTTATTCGGTGGTGTCTTTGGTATCCTTTATGCCCCACTCGTGATTACAGGCTTGCATCATACAACCTTAGCCATTGATGCCCAGTTGATTGCCGATTATGGGTCAACCAATTTGTGGCCATTGATTGATCTGTCTAATATCGCCCAAGGTGCTTCAGTATTTGCTGTTTACCTGCTTCATAAAAAGAACAAAAAAGAAGCAGAAATTTCAGTGCCATCTACGATTTCAGCATGGTTAGGGGTAACTGAACCAGCCATGTTCGGGATCAACTTAAAATACCTCTATCCCTTTGTCGCTGCCATGATCGGATCAGGTATCGCAGGCATGGTCTCTACCTTCATGGGTGTTCGGGCTAACTCGATCGGTGTTGGTGGACTGCCTGGTATTCTAGCCATTCGTGGTGAAGACATGTTGAAATTCTTATTGCCAATGTTAATCGCACTAGTTGTACCAATCCTATTGACCTTCTTCTTCCGTCAAGCAGGTATTTTTAATAAACTTGACAGAGTAGGTGCTGGCGCAGTAAACTTATCTGAACAGGATGCAGCGCTTGATGCTTTAGAAAGTGCCGCACAAGCGGGAACAACTATTGGGACGACAGTTGAGATTGCTAGCCCCTTAAAAGGAGAGGTACGGGCACTCTCAACTGCTAGTGATCCTGTGTTTAGTCAAGGTATGATGGGTGAGGGTGTGGTTATCCTGCCTTCTGAAGGCTTGTTATCAGCACCCTTTGCTGGGGTCGTATCAGCTGTCTTTCCAACAAAACATGCGATTGGCCTCATTTCTGATGCCGGTGTAGAAGTGCTGATTCATATCGGCATGGACACTGTTTCCTTAGCAGGTAAAGGTTTTGAAACCTTTGTTGCGCAAGGTGATCATGTCATAAAAGGTCAGAAATTACTGACATTTGATATCGACTTCATCAAAAATCAAGGATTTGTCATCGAAACACCAGTTATTGTGACAAATCAAGATAGTTTTCAAGCAGATTTACTAGGGCAGGTGCCACATGCGACGTTGTCAGGTGAAGTGATTATGACTGCCACTAAACGATAAGAACAAGGACAAGTAAACGATAAAAGGGCTAACCGCAAGGAGAACGCCCTTTTGTTAATTAAGGGGATGAACAACATGACGTTTAAAAATAAAGTAATCTATCAGATTTATCCTAAATCTTATTTAGATACAACCGGAAATGGGATAGGAGATATACAAGGGATTATCTCAAAGCTAGATTATCTAGCTGATCTTGGCATCGATATGATCTGGCTGAATCCGATCTACCCAAGTCCTCAGCGTGATAATGGTTATGACATTTCAGACTATACAGCCATTGACCCAGTATTTGGGACAATGACTGACTTTGATAGGCTGATTGCCGCAGCTAAGCAAAGAGGGATTGATGTCATGCTAGATATGGTACTTAACCATGTCTCTATAGAACATGAGTGGTTTCAAAAGGCCTTAGCAGGGGATACCTACTATCAAGATTTCTTCTTCATTCAAGATACACCGACTGACTGGGTATCAAAATTCGGTGGTAACGCCTGGGCACCATTTGGAGATACGGGTAAATACTATCTCCACTTATTTGATATCACGCAAGCTGACCTCAACTGGCGTAATGAGCATGTTCGTCAAGCCTTGTTTGAGGTGGTCAATTTTTGGCGCGAGAAAGGTGTGTATGGTTTCCGCTTCGATGTGATTAATCTGATCGGTAAAGATACGCTACTTAAGTCAAATCCAGTGAATGAGGGTAAAGCGGAATACACCGATAAACCGCTGACACATGACTATCTACACATGCTGAATCGTGCAACATTTGGTCAAGATGAGGCGAGTATCACGGTTGGGGAGATGAGTTCTACAACCATCGATAACTGTATCCTCTATAGCCAACCTAACCGACATGAACTATCGATGGCTTTTAATTTCCATCATCTGAAAGTAGACTATGCTGATGGTCAAAAATGGACCAAGTCACCCTTTGATTTTCAAGCATTAAGAACCCTTTTTCATAGCTGGGGACAACAGATGAGTGATGGACATGGCTGGAATGCGCTTTTCTGGAACAACCATGATCAACCGCGTGCAATTAATCGATTTATCGACTACAAAAATTTCCGGATAAAGGGTGCAACGATGCTGGCAGCAAGTATCCATCTCAGTCGTGGGACACCATATATTTATATGGGGGAAGAGATTGGCATGATCGACCCAGATTTTAAGGATATGTCTGATTATGTAGACGTTGAATCTAAAAATGCCTATCAAAACCTGCTAGAGAGTGGTCTTAGCCATGAACAAGCCTTCGAAATCATTCAAATCAAGTCCCGTGATAATTCCCGAACACCGATGCAGTGGGACAATACAGCAAATGCAGGCTTTTCAACAGGACAGCCTTGGCTTGCAACAGGCAATCACCAGGAGATTAATGTTGAAAATGACAAAGATGGTGAAATATATAGTTTTTATAAGCAATTGATTGCACTCCGTAAATCAGATGAGCTGATTGCTGAGGGGAGCTACCAGGCAGCCTATCAAGACTCAGATATGATTTATGGCTTTATCCGTAAATTCGGGGATCGTAAGCTACTTGTGCTTAATAATTTTTCAAATCAGGTTGTTAATTTTGACATAGTAACTGAGTTTAAAAATAGTGAGATTTTGATTAATAATTATTCAGACTACACTGAAAATAGCCTATATCCCTATCAAGCTATCGCTTTTCTTACTATAAACCGTTTTGACGATTAGCTAAAACAGGAAAGCTCTGGCCACTTGTTGCGGCTATTTATATGGAAAATAGTTGGATTGATTGGGTCTGTTCAGAGACGTGATGGCAGCACTAAATAATCTTAAATAAGGCTATAAAAGTTGTCTTCGGACAGCTTTTTTTGCCGCATTCCTTAACTGGTATGTGACTCGTCGTGAGTATTTGAAGATATATAAAAAAACATCATCTATAATCAATTTAAAACAAGTATCTCATATTAATTTAACTGTCATTATCATGATAGTTGTGATAAAATAACAGTGTAGAGGTATTGAATAATGAGTGAGTATGTTCTTAAGTAGCTATACATACTGTCTGGATTAAAAAGGAAAAGTTATGAAAAAATATGTGATTTTGGGCATCATCTTACTAAACAATTTTTGCTTTATCGGGAAAATTGATGCCAAAGACTTTGTCGTCCCATCCGCAGATTATAGTTTGTCTGATCAGGAAGTCACAGGCTTTCCTTATTCATCTGTTGTTTATATCTTAAAAGAGTTTCCTGAGGGTCATGCGAGTCGAGGATCAGGAGTAGTTATCGGTAGGGACTATGTCCTTACCGCTGGGCATGTGAATAATGGTTGGAAGACGGTTGCTATCATACCAGGTCTAAAAAGTAATAAAGCTGAGCCCTTTGGCAGATGGACTGGAGATAGAGAAAAGTCCAAGACATCCCCATACTATAAAGCCCGCTATGGTAGAGATGATTATGGGGTCATCAAAGTCAATCCTAGGAAGAACAACGATGGCTCCTATACACATATTGGTGACGTGGTGAAACCCCTAACGCTGCTTACTGATGCGGCCAATCATTCTTTTTTTACTGGTGATAATCTTGCCTTAGTCGGCTATCCAAGCTTTAATGGATATGCTCAACATTTTTCCAATTATAATGTGACCCGAATTAAAGGCGTCCACACGGTTTATGGGATGTCCAACCATTCAGGTGGTTTGTCAGGCGGTCCCCTACTAAATAATGCTGCCCAAGTGATTGGACCTTTTCATGGAGGCACACAGGTTTCTGCCATGGGTCATCCAAAGGTAGACGAGTTTGTACTGCCATGGGGATTAAATCAAGAAACGTCTAGGGTATATGTCTGTCCAGATAAGTCAGACTGGGAGATGAAACGCAAACAAATCAATCCCGAGGGAAGCTATGTAGAAAAAAAGAATGGGGATGCGATCAGCTCAGCTGAATTAAAAAAAGCCAGTGACGTAAAACCAGGGTACCGACTAACCAAGTTAACGGACGGTGTTAATACTTATGATGTAAATAATAGTTTTAGGATGTTAATAGGTGGTCTGACCCTATATCCAAAAGAGGCGATTGCAAACCGCTATCAGATCAAGTTTGATGAAAACGGTGGTCGTGGGACGATGGATAAGCAAGCCATGACCTATGATCAGAAAGCAACTGTTTCAAAAAATAAGTTTGAAAAGGTAGGCTACCAGTTCAAGGGATGGAACACGCAAAAGGACGGTCAAGGTAAAGGTTATTTAGCAAATGAGGAAATTCAGAATCTATCCACTGAGCAGAACGGGACGGCTATCTTATATGCACAGTGGCAGGCGAATCAAGAGTCGGCTACGGTATCTTACATAGATGATACGATAAACCGTATCCTGTCGATGGCACAATTATCGGGTCTGTATGAGACAAGAGATGACTATGGTACAGCATCGGCTATAGCTGACTATCTCAACCAGGGCTATCTCCTTGTTTCGGATGCTTTTCCGTCAAGTGGATTAGCCTATGATAAACCAGGCGTCGTGCAAACCTTTGAGGTTCATTTAAAGCATCAGATTTCTGAAAAAATTGATACCAAGCAAGTCAGTCGGACCATCCGTTACATCTATGCGGATGGCACAAAAGCAGCTGATGATGCCACAACAGGCATTAATTTTACTAGAATAGCAACAAGAGATGAGGTGACGGGTGAGATGAAGTATAGTGCTTGGCAGTCTCGAGACGGCATTACAAAATTTGATGCAATCACATCACCAACTATAGCTGGTTATACAGCAGACGATCTGAAAATAGATACGGAAGATAATATTAATGGTGATACAAAGGATAAATCCTATACGGTCACTTACGGTGTTAATACTGAACAAGTCAAGGTTAATTACATAGATGATACGACTGGTAAGACTATCTTCTTTAAAAAGCTCTCTGGATTTTATGGTAGTCGAGACAGCTATCAGACAGCAGATAAATTGTCGTATTATGCTAAAAAAGGCTATCTCCTTGTTTCGGATGCTTTCCCATCCAATGGACTGGTCTATGATAAACCAGGTGTCGTTCAAACCTTTGATGTCCATCTAAAGCATGACATTTCTGAAAAAGTTGATACCAAACAAGTCAGTCGAACCATCCGTTACACCTATGTGGATGACACAAAAGCAGCTGATTCTATCACAACAGGCATTAATTTTACTCGAACAGCAACAAGAGATGAGGTGACGGGTGAGATGAAGTATAGTGCTTGGCAGTCTCAAGATGGTATTACAAAATTTGATGCAATCACATCACCAACTATAGATGGCTATACAGCAGACAATCTGAAAATAGGTTCGGACAATGGTATCACTAGTGATACAAAGGATAAATCCTATACAGTGACTTATGATGCTAATACTGAACAAGCCAAGGTTAATTACATAGATGATACAACTGGTAAGACCATTTTTACGAAAAAACTCTCAGGATTTTATGGTAGTCGAAACAGCTATCAGACAGCAGACAAATTGTCATATTATACTAAAAAAGGCTACTTAAAAGTTTCGGATGCTTTCCCATCAGATGGGCTAGTCTATGATAGACCAGGTGTCGTTCAAACGTTTGAAGTGCATTTAGAACATGACATTTCTGAAAAAAACGACACAAAACAAGTCAGTAGAACCATCCGTTATACCTATGAAGATGGTACAAAAGCAGCTGATGATGTCACAACAGTCATTAATTTTACTAGAAAAGTAACAAGAGATGAGGTGACGGGTGACACCAAGTATGGTGCTTGGACATCTCAAGATGATAGTACAAAATTTGACTCAATCACATCACCAACTATATCTGGCACTACAGCAGACTATCTGAAAATAGATGCAGTAAATGACATTACTGGTGATACACAAGACATGACATCCCAAGTGATTTATCGAAAAGATGTCCCAAGTAATGGGGAGGGTGAAAATAAAGAAAAAAATAGTCCCCCAAATGAAAAAAAATCAGGGACTGTATCAGCTAAAGCAGAGTTACCAAAAATGAAGTCACCAAAAACGAAGTCATTAAAGGCTGTCCTACCTAAAACTGGTGAATCCAGTAGCTTTAAACAGAACATCATCGGTTTTTTGTTAACTGGTCTTATCATTATCGGGCTAATTAGTTACAGAAAACCTAAGAAAAGCGTCTTAAACATGAAGTAGTCGCATGCAAACTGCTAAATTTAGGTCATAAGTCTATTGAATTGACTGCGTTCTTTATCATAGAGGACGAAACGGTTTTTTGGTAGAAATAAGCAATACGACTAGTAATCAGGTGTCTTTCTTGTCTAACAAGACTTGACAAATGAATAAATATACATTAAAATAGACTTATTATTCATTACAGGTTTTGTTTATTTTCAATAATAAATGAGATCTGCTCATAGAAAGATAGGTCTATTTTATGTTTCAAGGACGTTCATTATTAAAAGAAATTGATTTTACCCAAGCAGAGTTAGCCTATTTGATTGATTTTGCGATTCACTT
Proteins encoded in this region:
- the treC gene encoding alpha,alpha-phosphotrehalase — protein: MTFKNKVIYQIYPKSYLDTTGNGIGDIQGIISKLDYLADLGIDMIWLNPIYPSPQRDNGYDISDYTAIDPVFGTMTDFDRLIAAAKQRGIDVMLDMVLNHVSIEHEWFQKALAGDTYYQDFFFIQDTPTDWVSKFGGNAWAPFGDTGKYYLHLFDITQADLNWRNEHVRQALFEVVNFWREKGVYGFRFDVINLIGKDTLLKSNPVNEGKAEYTDKPLTHDYLHMLNRATFGQDEASITVGEMSSTTIDNCILYSQPNRHELSMAFNFHHLKVDYADGQKWTKSPFDFQALRTLFHSWGQQMSDGHGWNALFWNNHDQPRAINRFIDYKNFRIKGATMLAASIHLSRGTPYIYMGEEIGMIDPDFKDMSDYVDVESKNAYQNLLESGLSHEQAFEIIQIKSRDNSRTPMQWDNTANAGFSTGQPWLATGNHQEINVENDKDGEIYSFYKQLIALRKSDELIAEGSYQAAYQDSDMIYGFIRKFGDRKLLVLNNFSNQVVNFDIVTEFKNSEILINNYSDYTENSLYPYQAIAFLTINRFDD
- a CDS encoding mucin-binding protein; this encodes MKKYVILGIILLNNFCFIGKIDAKDFVVPSADYSLSDQEVTGFPYSSVVYILKEFPEGHASRGSGVVIGRDYVLTAGHVNNGWKTVAIIPGLKSNKAEPFGRWTGDREKSKTSPYYKARYGRDDYGVIKVNPRKNNDGSYTHIGDVVKPLTLLTDAANHSFFTGDNLALVGYPSFNGYAQHFSNYNVTRIKGVHTVYGMSNHSGGLSGGPLLNNAAQVIGPFHGGTQVSAMGHPKVDEFVLPWGLNQETSRVYVCPDKSDWEMKRKQINPEGSYVEKKNGDAISSAELKKASDVKPGYRLTKLTDGVNTYDVNNSFRMLIGGLTLYPKEAIANRYQIKFDENGGRGTMDKQAMTYDQKATVSKNKFEKVGYQFKGWNTQKDGQGKGYLANEEIQNLSTEQNGTAILYAQWQANQESATVSYIDDTINRILSMAQLSGLYETRDDYGTASAIADYLNQGYLLVSDAFPSSGLAYDKPGVVQTFEVHLKHQISEKIDTKQVSRTIRYIYADGTKAADDATTGINFTRIATRDEVTGEMKYSAWQSRDGITKFDAITSPTIAGYTADDLKIDTEDNINGDTKDKSYTVTYGVNTEQVKVNYIDDTTGKTIFFKKLSGFYGSRDSYQTADKLSYYAKKGYLLVSDAFPSNGLVYDKPGVVQTFDVHLKHDISEKVDTKQVSRTIRYTYVDDTKAADSITTGINFTRTATRDEVTGEMKYSAWQSQDGITKFDAITSPTIDGYTADNLKIGSDNGITSDTKDKSYTVTYDANTEQAKVNYIDDTTGKTIFTKKLSGFYGSRNSYQTADKLSYYTKKGYLKVSDAFPSDGLVYDRPGVVQTFEVHLEHDISEKNDTKQVSRTIRYTYEDGTKAADDVTTVINFTRKVTRDEVTGDTKYGAWTSQDDSTKFDSITSPTISGTTADYLKIDAVNDITGDTQDMTSQVIYRKDVPSNGEGENKEKNSPPNEKKSGTVSAKAELPKMKSPKTKSLKAVLPKTGESSSFKQNIIGFLLTGLIIIGLISYRKPKKSVLNMK
- a CDS encoding Gfo/Idh/MocA family protein yields the protein MTAIKFVIIGYGGMGSYHKKELMPSELVQVVGVYDIAQTAQDSAREAGLKVYESLERVLADETVEAVLIATPNDAHKTIAIAALHAGKHVICEKPVAMNVAELDDILAVAKETGNTFMVHQNRRWDPDFLVIRDLYQTGQIGDLFQIESRVHGANGIPGDWREQAKHGGGMLLDWGVHLIDQLLWLIDSPIKQMSADFSYILGNEVDDGFILYLTFENGIRALIEVGTTNYSQLPRWYVKGLNGAAKIENWDLSGELVVATNKADVIAPKPIKAGVGLTKTMAPPSEEATVKHAINPIPADFLTFYQNVFDVMRHGAQPIVKNEQVRKVLQLIDDVFALVEDAK
- a CDS encoding ThuA domain-containing protein, with protein sequence MIKVTIWNEYRHELMDPKVSSMYPKGIHGQLASFLQDEFEVITATLDQPEHGLTEAILANTDVLLWWGHIAHDEVADSVVDRVHQRVLEGMGLIVLHSGHFSKVFKKLMGTSCDLKWREDEQPCRIWNVNPGHPITQGIGDFIDLEMEEMYGEHFDIPAPDELVLVSWYPGGEIFRSGCVYKRGNGKIFYFQPGHETYPSYYDKNVQRIIKNAVSFCAPTGNRYPSYGHFEKKEIKA
- a CDS encoding Gfo/Idh/MocA family protein yields the protein MSLKIGIIGCGGIANGKHLPALSKLAIVELVAFCDLEVSRAEAAKKAFGTEDALVFTDYQDLLKLELDAVHVLTPNSSHAPLTIAALEAGCHVMCEKPMAKTSKEAKAMIEAAKRTGKKLTIGYQNRFRTDSQYLHTICEAGELGEVYTAKAHAIRRRAVPTWGVFLDEAAQGGGPLIDIGTHALDLTLWMMDNYTPKYVVGNAYHKLSGTKNAANAWGPWDPEKFTVEDSAIGFVVMENGATIYLESSWAINSLDVKEAKTTLMGTKSGADMNSGLTINGEEHGLLYEKKIELETGGVDFYDGAGDDPAFNEAESWYDAIVNDTDPLVKPEQALVVTQILEGIYQSAETGQPVFL
- the treP gene encoding PTS system trehalose-specific EIIBC component, which gives rise to MGKFEKQAKELLDAIGGKENVAAVTHCATRMRFVLNDDAKADKKRIEGISTTKGMFTNAGQFQVIIGNDVADFYNDFSAISGIEGVSKEAAKSAAKTNQNVIQKLVGTLSEIFTPLLPAIIVGGLILGFRNILEGVQIQALGQAAVDGVLKVTSEGKPVWNTIVQVSPFWNGVNSFLWLPGEAIFHFLPVGITWSVTRKMGTTQILGIVLGITLVSPQLLNAYAVNGTTAAEIAKNWTWDFGFFTLEKIGYQAQVIPAMAAGFLLAYLERFFRKHIPEAISMIFVPLFSLLPTIIAAHAIIGPIGWKIGQGISFVVNTGLTSSLAWLFGGVFGILYAPLVITGLHHTTLAIDAQLIADYGSTNLWPLIDLSNIAQGASVFAVYLLHKKNKKEAEISVPSTISAWLGVTEPAMFGINLKYLYPFVAAMIGSGIAGMVSTFMGVRANSIGVGGLPGILAIRGEDMLKFLLPMLIALVVPILLTFFFRQAGIFNKLDRVGAGAVNLSEQDAALDALESAAQAGTTIGTTVEIASPLKGEVRALSTASDPVFSQGMMGEGVVILPSEGLLSAPFAGVVSAVFPTKHAIGLISDAGVEVLIHIGMDTVSLAGKGFETFVAQGDHVIKGQKLLTFDIDFIKNQGFVIETPVIVTNQDSFQADLLGQVPHATLSGEVIMTATKR
- a CDS encoding sugar phosphate isomerase/epimerase family protein is translated as MKLGVFTPLFNNLSFDEMIAEVASKGLQTVEIGTGGSPGNAHLDIDKLLASSDARKDYLARLSDKNLEISALSCHNNPISPLADVAKEADELLRKTIKLASLMHVPVVNGFSGVAGGNATDTHVNWPVLPWPTEYDDSYNYQWDNKLIPYWKGINTEATAAGIKIGIELHGGFLAHTPYTMLRLRDAAGDAIGCNLDPSHLWWQGIDPVAAIKILGSKNAIHHFHAKDTYLDQDNINMHGLTDMQPYDNVATRAWTFRSVGCGHDLKVWSDIVSALRISGYDYVLSIEHEDPIMSIDEGLNRAITNLRSVMIQDQPANPWWL